In a single window of the Streptomyces sp. CGMCC 4.7035 genome:
- a CDS encoding winged helix-turn-helix transcriptional regulator yields the protein MAVSTSAVGGADVTGAGAAEAMCPYRLVLEHVTSRWGVLVLIELLDRPHRFSELRRAIGQVARVSEKMLTQTLQTLERDGLVHRDAKPVIPPRVDYSLTDLGREAAEQVRALASWTHERMAEVERARQSYDEARALKARAS from the coding sequence ATGGCAGTAAGTACCTCAGCCGTCGGCGGAGCCGACGTCACCGGAGCGGGCGCCGCCGAGGCGATGTGCCCCTACCGCCTCGTCCTGGAGCATGTGACCAGCCGTTGGGGCGTCCTCGTCCTGATCGAGCTCCTCGACCGCCCCCATCGCTTCAGCGAGCTGCGCCGGGCGATCGGGCAGGTGGCCCGCGTCAGCGAGAAGATGCTCACCCAGACCCTGCAGACCCTGGAGCGCGACGGCCTGGTCCACCGCGACGCCAAGCCGGTGATTCCGCCGAGGGTCGACTACTCCCTCACCGACCTGGGCCGCGAGGCGGCGGAACAGGTGCGTGCGCTGGCGTCCTGGACGCACGAGCGCATGGCCGAGGTCGAGCGGGCCCGCCAGTCGTACGACGAGGCCCGGGCACTGAAGGCCCGGGCCTCGTAG
- a CDS encoding 2-oxoacid:acceptor oxidoreductase subunit alpha, with product MTSQVSRTAEQADGTVVGEQRKPAGTKDVRKLDRVIIRFAGDSGDGMQLTGDRFTSETASFGNDLSTLPNFPAEIRAPAGTLPGVSSFQLHFADHDILTPGDAPNVLVAMNPAALKANVGDLPRGAEIIVNTDEFTKRAMQKVGYAASPLEDGSLDGYNVHPVPLTTLTVEALKEFELTRKEAERSKNMFALGLLSWMYHRPTEGTEKFLKSKFAKKPDIMKANIAAFRAGWNFGETTEDFAVSYEVAPAAKAFPVGTYRNISGNLALSYGLVAASRQADLPLFLGSYPITPASDILHELSKHKNFGVRTFQAEDEIAGIGAALGASFGGSLAVTTTSGPGVALKSETIGLAVSLELPLLIIDIQRGGPSTGLPTKTEQADLLQAMYGRNGEAPVPVIAPRTPADCFEAALEAARIALTYRTPVFLLSDGYLANGSEPWRIPDVDELPDLRVRFAQGPNHTLDDGTEVFWPYKRDPQTLARPWAIPGTPGLEHRIGGIEKQDGTGNISYDPANHDLMVRTRQAKVDGIEVPDVEVDDPHGAHGARTLVLGWGSTYGPITAAVRRLRTAGESIAQAHLRHLNPFPRNLGTVLKRYDKVVVPEMNLGQLATLIRAKYLVDARSYNQVNGMPFKAEQLAAALKEAIDG from the coding sequence GTGACCAGCCAGGTCAGCAGGACAGCGGAGCAGGCCGACGGAACCGTCGTGGGAGAGCAGCGCAAACCGGCCGGCACGAAGGACGTACGCAAGCTCGACCGGGTGATCATCCGGTTCGCGGGAGACTCCGGTGACGGCATGCAGCTCACCGGTGACCGCTTCACCTCGGAGACGGCGTCCTTCGGCAACGATCTCTCCACCCTGCCGAACTTCCCCGCCGAGATCCGCGCCCCCGCAGGCACCCTTCCCGGTGTCTCGTCGTTCCAGCTGCACTTCGCCGACCACGACATCCTCACCCCCGGCGACGCGCCGAACGTCCTGGTGGCCATGAACCCGGCCGCCCTGAAGGCCAACGTCGGCGATCTGCCGCGCGGCGCGGAGATCATCGTCAACACGGACGAGTTCACCAAGCGGGCGATGCAGAAGGTCGGCTACGCGGCCTCGCCGCTGGAGGACGGCTCGCTGGACGGGTACAACGTCCACCCGGTGCCGCTGACGACGCTCACCGTCGAGGCGCTCAAGGAGTTCGAGCTGACCCGTAAGGAGGCCGAGCGCAGCAAGAACATGTTCGCGCTGGGCCTGCTGTCGTGGATGTACCACCGGCCGACCGAGGGCACCGAGAAGTTCCTGAAGTCGAAGTTCGCGAAGAAGCCGGACATCATGAAGGCGAACATCGCCGCCTTCCGGGCCGGCTGGAACTTCGGCGAGACCACCGAGGACTTCGCGGTCTCCTACGAGGTCGCTCCGGCCGCCAAGGCCTTCCCGGTGGGCACCTACCGGAACATCTCCGGCAACCTGGCCCTGTCGTACGGCCTGGTCGCCGCCTCCCGCCAGGCTGATCTGCCGCTGTTCCTGGGCTCGTACCCGATCACCCCGGCTTCGGACATCCTGCACGAGCTGTCCAAGCACAAGAACTTCGGCGTGCGGACCTTCCAGGCCGAGGACGAGATCGCCGGCATCGGCGCCGCGCTGGGCGCATCTTTCGGCGGCTCGCTCGCCGTCACCACGACCTCGGGGCCGGGTGTCGCACTCAAGAGCGAGACGATCGGGCTCGCGGTCTCCCTGGAGCTGCCGCTGCTGATCATCGACATCCAGCGTGGCGGGCCGTCCACCGGCCTGCCGACCAAGACCGAACAGGCCGACCTGCTCCAGGCGATGTACGGCCGCAACGGCGAGGCCCCGGTCCCGGTGATCGCCCCGCGCACCCCGGCCGACTGCTTCGAGGCGGCCCTGGAGGCGGCGCGGATCGCGCTCACCTACCGCACGCCCGTCTTCCTCCTGTCCGACGGCTATCTGGCCAACGGCTCCGAGCCCTGGCGGATCCCGGACGTGGACGAGCTGCCGGACCTGCGGGTGCGGTTCGCACAGGGCCCGAACCACACGCTGGACGACGGCACCGAGGTCTTCTGGCCCTACAAGCGCGACCCACAGACCCTCGCCCGGCCATGGGCGATTCCGGGCACACCGGGCCTGGAGCACCGCATCGGCGGCATCGAGAAGCAGGACGGCACGGGCAACATCTCCTACGACCCGGCCAACCACGACCTCATGGTCCGTACGCGGCAGGCGAAGGTCGACGGCATCGAGGTCCCGGACGTCGAGGTCGACGACCCGCACGGCGCGCACGGCGCGCGGACCCTGGTGCTGGGCTGGGGCTCGACGTACGGGCCGATCACCGCGGCGGTACGGCGGCTGCGCACGGCCGGGGAGTCCATCGCGCAGGCGCATCTGCGGCATCTGAACCCGTTCCCGCGGAATCTCGGCACCGTTCTGAAGCGTTACGACAAAGTGGTGGTCCCGGAGATGAACCTCGGGCAGCTCGCCACGCTCATCCGGGCGAAATACCTGGTCGACGCCCGTTCGTACAACCAGGTCAACGGCATGCCGTTCAAGGCCGAACAGCTCGCCGCGGCTCTCAAGGAGGCCATCGATGGCTGA
- a CDS encoding 2-oxoacid:ferredoxin oxidoreductase subunit beta, whose translation MAETSTEGTGTIEALSLVPKAVARQSMKDFKSDQEVRWCPGCGDYAILAAVQGFMPELGLARENIVFVSGIGCSSRFPYYMNTYGMHSIHGRAPAIATGLASSRRDLSVWVVTGDGDALSIGGNHLIHALRRNVNLKILLFNNRIYGLTKGQYSPTSEVGKITKSTPMGSLDAPFNPVSLAIGAEASFVARTVDSDRKHLTEVLRQASAHPGTALVEIYQNCNIFNDGAFDALKDKQTAEEAVIRLEHGQPIRFGPEGARGVVRDTRTGDLKVVTVTPENEADIVVHDAHADSPTTAFALSRLADPDTLFNTPIGVFRSVERPVYDTQMADQLDAAIEQNGKGDLAALLAGGDTWTVVG comes from the coding sequence ATGGCTGAGACGTCCACGGAAGGCACGGGCACGATCGAGGCGCTTTCCCTCGTCCCCAAGGCCGTGGCCAGGCAGTCCATGAAGGACTTCAAGTCCGATCAGGAAGTGCGCTGGTGCCCCGGCTGCGGTGACTACGCGATCCTCGCCGCCGTCCAGGGCTTCATGCCGGAACTGGGCCTGGCCAGGGAGAACATCGTCTTCGTCTCGGGCATCGGCTGCTCGTCCCGCTTCCCGTACTACATGAACACGTACGGCATGCACTCCATCCACGGCCGCGCGCCCGCGATCGCGACGGGGCTCGCCTCCTCGCGCCGCGATCTGTCCGTGTGGGTGGTCACCGGTGACGGCGACGCGCTGTCCATCGGCGGCAACCACCTCATCCACGCCCTGCGCCGCAACGTCAACCTGAAGATCCTGCTGTTCAACAACCGGATCTACGGTCTGACCAAGGGCCAGTACTCGCCCACCTCCGAGGTCGGCAAGATCACCAAGTCGACGCCGATGGGCTCGCTGGACGCGCCCTTCAACCCGGTGTCGCTGGCGATCGGCGCCGAGGCGTCCTTCGTGGCCCGCACGGTCGACTCCGACCGCAAGCACCTGACCGAGGTACTGCGCCAGGCCTCCGCCCACCCCGGCACGGCCCTGGTGGAGATCTACCAGAACTGCAACATCTTCAACGACGGCGCCTTCGACGCCCTCAAGGACAAGCAGACCGCGGAGGAGGCCGTGATCCGCCTGGAGCACGGGCAGCCGATCCGCTTCGGACCCGAGGGCGCGCGCGGTGTCGTACGGGATACGCGGACCGGTGATCTGAAGGTCGTCACGGTCACCCCGGAGAACGAGGCGGACATCGTCGTCCACGACGCCCACGCCGACTCCCCCACCACGGCGTTCGCGCTCTCCCGGCTGGCCGACCCGGACACCCTCTTCAACACGCCGATCGGCGTCTTCCGCTCCGTCGAGCGGCCCGTCTACGACACCCAGATGGCCGACCAGCTCGACGCGGCCATCGAGCAGAACGGCAAGGGCGACCTGGCGGCGCTGCTCGCCGGCGGCGACACCTGGACGGTCGTCGGCTGA